One genomic region from Evansella sp. LMS18 encodes:
- a CDS encoding acetyl-CoA carboxylase biotin carboxyl carrier protein subunit: MKEIKTSMAGNVWKIQVSTGDEVSAGQEVVILESMKMEIPVEAETGGIVEEIKVEEGSFVNEEEVLIILKDK; the protein is encoded by the coding sequence ATGAAAGAAATCAAAACATCAATGGCAGGTAATGTATGGAAAATCCAGGTCTCCACAGGTGATGAAGTGAGTGCAGGACAGGAAGTCGTGATACTGGAATCCATGAAAATGGAAATACCGGTTGAAGCGGAAACTGGCGGCATCGTTGAAGAAATCAAAGTTGAGGAAGGAAGTTTTGTCAACGAAGAAGAAGTTCTTATTATATTAAAGGATAAATAA
- a CDS encoding acyl-CoA carboxylase subunit beta has translation MSRENRWEEITSEIESGGAQKYHEANEQKGKMFVRERLARLFDEGKYKEDGKFANCQSEGLPADGVITAIGKVNGRTVCVMANDSTVKAGSWGSRTVEKIIRIQETAEKMEVPLLYLVDSAGARITDQIEMFPGRRGAGRIFYNQVKLSGKIPQICLLFGPSAAGGAYIPAFCDVVMMVDGNASMYLGSPRMAEMVIGEKVSLEEMGGARMHCSVSGCGDILVENEEEAIIKAKQYLSYFPSSYLNRPEATEPAAPKKLDKSLEELVPKNQNAPFDMLKFIDGIIDEDSFFEMKALFAKELITGFARIDGRPVGIIANQPKQKGGVLFHDSADKAARFITLCDAYHIPLLFLADVPGFMIGTKVERAGIIRHGAKMISAMSEATVPKISVIVRKAYGAGLYAMAGPAFEPDCCIALPSAQIAVMGPEAAVNAVYANKIASLPEDERPSFIAEKRKEYQENIDIYRLASELIIDEIVPANHLREELVGRYDLYSSKYQVFTDRKHSVYPV, from the coding sequence ATGAGTCGCGAAAACAGATGGGAAGAAATCACAAGTGAAATAGAAAGTGGCGGAGCGCAGAAATACCATGAAGCAAACGAACAAAAAGGTAAAATGTTTGTGCGGGAACGCCTCGCAAGACTGTTTGATGAAGGTAAATATAAAGAAGACGGTAAATTCGCCAACTGCCAGAGTGAAGGGCTCCCGGCCGACGGTGTCATAACCGCAATCGGAAAAGTAAACGGCAGAACAGTATGTGTTATGGCTAACGATTCCACTGTTAAAGCAGGTTCCTGGGGTTCAAGAACGGTGGAAAAAATCATCCGCATTCAGGAAACCGCGGAAAAAATGGAAGTTCCCCTTTTATATCTTGTGGATTCTGCAGGAGCAAGGATAACAGACCAGATTGAGATGTTCCCAGGCAGAAGAGGAGCAGGGAGAATTTTTTACAACCAGGTGAAGCTTTCAGGAAAAATTCCTCAAATCTGTCTTCTTTTCGGCCCATCAGCAGCCGGCGGAGCATATATTCCGGCCTTTTGTGATGTCGTCATGATGGTGGATGGAAATGCATCCATGTATCTCGGTTCCCCCCGTATGGCAGAAATGGTCATTGGTGAAAAGGTCTCCCTTGAAGAAATGGGCGGTGCAAGAATGCATTGTTCTGTTTCCGGATGCGGCGATATTCTTGTTGAAAATGAAGAAGAAGCCATCATCAAAGCAAAACAATACTTAAGCTATTTCCCTTCAAGCTACTTAAACCGGCCGGAAGCAACTGAACCTGCTGCCCCGAAAAAGCTTGATAAATCATTGGAAGAACTGGTGCCGAAGAATCAGAACGCACCTTTCGACATGTTGAAATTTATCGATGGAATCATTGATGAAGACAGCTTTTTCGAAATGAAGGCGTTGTTCGCAAAAGAGCTTATTACAGGATTTGCAAGAATAGACGGCAGACCAGTAGGTATTATAGCAAATCAGCCTAAACAGAAAGGAGGAGTTTTGTTCCATGACTCTGCCGACAAGGCAGCAAGATTCATAACCCTTTGTGACGCTTATCATATTCCACTCTTATTCTTAGCTGATGTGCCTGGATTTATGATTGGAACAAAGGTAGAAAGAGCTGGTATTATCCGCCATGGAGCTAAAATGATTTCTGCTATGTCGGAAGCGACAGTGCCTAAAATTTCTGTTATTGTACGAAAAGCTTACGGAGCGGGGCTTTACGCGATGGCAGGCCCGGCATTTGAACCTGATTGCTGTATTGCTCTTCCATCTGCCCAAATAGCCGTAATGGGGCCTGAGGCAGCTGTTAATGCAGTATACGCCAATAAGATCGCGTCACTTCCGGAAGATGAAAGGCCGTCATTCATTGCTGAAAAAAGAAAGGAATATCAGGAAAATATTGATATTTACCGTCTTGCTTCAGAACTGATTATTGATGAAATCGTTCCGGCGAATCATCTGAGGGAAGAACTTGTTGGGCGATATGATTTGTACTCTTCCAAGTATCAAGTATTCACTGACCGGAAGCATTCTGTGTATCCAGTTTAA
- a CDS encoding hydroxymethylglutaryl-CoA lyase: MDFPDKVQIKEVGPRDGLQNEKEFVTTDVKVEWINRLSSSGLKYIEITSFVPPKWIPALADASEVAGKITRVPGITYAALVPNRKGLERALEADLDEVSVFMSASEAHNRKNINKSVDETFPVLEEVVKDAVSAGKKVRGYVSTVFGCPYDGAVPVDHVKKVTDRLLNMGVYEISLGDTIGVANPWQMDQVLKDITQSFSPDQLALHLHDTRGMALANTLVGLTHGIKVFDSAAGGLGGCPYAKGAAGNTASEDLIHMLEEMGIDTGIDFDRFMEAAKYIEKKLEKSLPSRQLRISS; the protein is encoded by the coding sequence GTGGACTTTCCCGATAAGGTTCAGATTAAAGAGGTCGGTCCCAGGGACGGCTTGCAGAATGAAAAAGAATTTGTCACTACAGATGTCAAAGTGGAATGGATCAACAGATTAAGCAGTTCCGGACTTAAATACATTGAAATCACGTCCTTTGTCCCCCCTAAGTGGATTCCAGCCCTTGCTGATGCCTCAGAGGTAGCCGGAAAGATTACACGGGTTCCCGGTATTACATACGCGGCACTCGTCCCTAACAGGAAAGGCCTTGAACGGGCGCTGGAGGCTGATTTAGATGAAGTATCTGTATTCATGTCAGCGAGTGAGGCACATAACCGGAAAAATATAAATAAATCTGTAGACGAGACTTTTCCTGTGCTTGAGGAGGTTGTGAAAGACGCGGTCTCTGCTGGTAAAAAGGTAAGAGGGTATGTATCTACAGTTTTTGGTTGTCCATATGATGGAGCAGTGCCGGTTGACCATGTTAAAAAGGTGACAGACCGCCTTTTAAACATGGGTGTGTACGAAATCTCCCTTGGCGATACGATAGGTGTGGCAAACCCATGGCAGATGGATCAGGTGCTGAAAGACATTACTCAAAGTTTCAGCCCGGATCAGCTTGCTCTCCACCTTCATGATACAAGGGGGATGGCACTGGCAAATACTCTTGTGGGGCTCACTCATGGAATCAAAGTGTTCGACAGTGCTGCCGGCGGTCTTGGTGGTTGTCCGTATGCTAAAGGAGCTGCAGGGAATACAGCGAGCGAAGACCTGATTCATATGCTTGAAGAAATGGGCATTGATACAGGCATTGATTTTGACCGCTTTATGGAAGCTGCAAAATATATTGAAAAAAAGCTGGAAAAAAGTCTGCCGAGCCGACAGTTACGAATAAGCAGCTGA
- a CDS encoding acetyl/propionyl/methylcrotonyl-CoA carboxylase subunit alpha, whose protein sequence is MFSKVLIANRGEIAVRVIKTCQMLGIKTAAVYSEADKESIHTELADEAYFIGGARVNESYLNMDKIIEAAKEAGADAIHPGYGFLSENSRFAERVKEEGITFIGPEADVIQSMGNKVEARETMANANVPVIPGITLTELDESSVLLAARNIGYPIMVKAAVGGGGIGMQKVEHEKEMMKVISSVVKKSETFFGSGEIFLEKFIENPRHIEAQIAGDKDGNIVCLGERDCSIQRRHQKIVEEAPSVFLSPEGREKLHEAAVRAGKTIGYTNLGTVEFLVDENEGIYFLEMNTRLQVEHPVTEETTGHDLVEWQLLLADGKTLDRMPDPQEHAKHAIEVRIYAEDPVKFFPSPGKLAEWDFPEMEHIRYDFGVRKGTTVTPYYDPMIGKVISKGATRDEAIDRLAECLEAANVKGIKTNIPMLLNTLKNGIFKEGKATTDFVAKHLVQTAN, encoded by the coding sequence ATGTTTTCGAAAGTTTTAATAGCAAACCGGGGTGAAATTGCTGTAAGAGTTATCAAAACATGCCAGATGCTCGGTATTAAAACAGCAGCAGTTTATTCAGAGGCGGACAAAGAGAGCATTCATACTGAACTGGCCGACGAGGCTTATTTCATCGGTGGTGCCCGGGTGAACGAAAGCTACTTAAATATGGATAAGATCATCGAAGCTGCAAAGGAAGCAGGTGCTGATGCCATCCACCCAGGCTATGGATTTTTATCGGAAAACAGCCGCTTTGCGGAAAGAGTCAAGGAAGAAGGAATTACTTTTATTGGCCCTGAGGCGGATGTTATACAAAGTATGGGCAATAAGGTCGAAGCGCGAGAGACGATGGCCAATGCCAACGTTCCTGTTATTCCGGGGATAACACTGACAGAGCTTGATGAGAGTTCAGTTCTCCTTGCTGCAAGGAACATTGGATACCCGATTATGGTTAAAGCTGCAGTCGGCGGAGGCGGAATTGGGATGCAGAAGGTGGAGCATGAAAAAGAAATGATGAAAGTGATTTCTTCCGTCGTGAAAAAATCAGAAACCTTCTTCGGCTCCGGAGAAATATTTTTAGAAAAATTTATCGAAAACCCTCGCCATATTGAAGCGCAGATTGCAGGGGACAAAGACGGAAACATTGTGTGTCTTGGGGAACGGGACTGTTCCATTCAGCGGAGGCACCAGAAGATTGTTGAGGAGGCGCCATCTGTTTTTCTCTCCCCGGAAGGAAGGGAAAAGCTTCATGAAGCCGCTGTCAGGGCTGGGAAAACAATTGGATATACAAACCTGGGCACAGTGGAATTCCTGGTCGACGAGAACGAAGGAATATATTTCCTGGAAATGAACACTCGTCTTCAGGTGGAGCATCCAGTCACTGAAGAGACAACTGGCCATGATCTTGTGGAATGGCAGCTTCTGCTGGCAGATGGAAAAACTCTGGACAGGATGCCTGACCCACAGGAACATGCAAAACATGCAATAGAAGTACGAATTTATGCGGAGGACCCAGTAAAGTTTTTCCCATCACCTGGTAAACTGGCGGAATGGGATTTTCCTGAAATGGAACATATCCGCTATGATTTCGGTGTCAGAAAAGGAACTACTGTCACACCTTACTATGACCCAATGATCGGAAAGGTTATTTCCAAAGGGGCCACCAGAGATGAGGCAATCGATAGGCTCGCTGAATGCCTGGAAGCAGCAAATGTAAAAGGAATTAAAACAAATATTCCAATGCTTTTAAATACACTGAAAAATGGTATCTTTAAAGAAGGAAAAGCAACGACCGACTTCGTTGCGAAACATCTTGTACAGACAGCAAACTGA
- a CDS encoding acyl-CoA dehydrogenase, which yields MDFSFTKEQVMIRDMVRDFAEKEIAPLAPELDKTERFPIENFKKMGELGLLGIPFPEEYGGSGGDTISYILAVEEIGKACGGTGLSYAAAVSLGASPLYYFGTEEQKQEHLVPLAKGESLGAFGLTEPNAGSDAGGTRTKAVLDGDEYVINGEKCWITNTSYSRTVIVTAVNGTDERGKKKISAFIVPTDTPGLTVRSEYDKMGVRASNTTEIVLEDVRVPKENILGDPDKGFNQFLYTLDGGRISIAALALGIGRAAYEAALSYSKERKQFGKAIGSFQAIQFKLADMATELELASNLVYKAAWLKDKGKPFKKEAAMAKLFASEAASRACNQAIQIHGGYGYMQEYHVERYLRDAKLMEIGEGTSEIQRLVIAREIGCPR from the coding sequence ATGGATTTTTCGTTTACAAAAGAACAGGTAATGATCAGGGATATGGTGCGTGACTTTGCAGAGAAGGAAATCGCGCCTCTTGCCCCGGAGCTCGACAAAACGGAAAGGTTTCCTATTGAAAACTTTAAAAAAATGGGTGAACTGGGTCTTCTCGGTATACCGTTTCCTGAAGAATACGGCGGGTCCGGCGGAGATACGATTTCATATATCCTGGCTGTAGAAGAAATAGGAAAGGCCTGCGGAGGTACTGGTCTGAGCTATGCGGCAGCGGTCTCCCTCGGCGCATCTCCGCTTTACTATTTCGGAACGGAAGAACAAAAACAAGAGCATCTTGTTCCCCTTGCGAAAGGAGAAAGCCTTGGTGCATTTGGCCTTACAGAGCCTAATGCTGGTTCAGACGCAGGAGGAACAAGGACGAAAGCCGTGCTTGATGGAGACGAATATGTTATTAACGGAGAAAAGTGCTGGATTACAAATACGAGTTATTCAAGGACGGTCATTGTTACAGCTGTAAATGGTACTGATGAGCGGGGCAAAAAGAAAATTTCAGCCTTCATTGTGCCAACTGATACGCCTGGCCTGACGGTTCGGAGTGAGTACGACAAAATGGGTGTCCGCGCTTCAAATACTACAGAAATTGTGCTTGAGGATGTAAGAGTGCCAAAAGAAAATATCCTCGGTGATCCGGATAAAGGCTTTAATCAATTCCTTTATACACTTGATGGAGGACGTATTTCTATTGCGGCTCTTGCTCTTGGAATCGGAAGAGCGGCGTATGAAGCTGCATTATCCTACAGCAAGGAGAGGAAGCAGTTTGGCAAAGCGATTGGCAGCTTCCAGGCGATCCAGTTCAAGCTTGCAGATATGGCGACAGAGCTGGAGCTTGCATCAAATCTTGTATATAAAGCCGCATGGCTGAAAGACAAAGGAAAGCCGTTCAAAAAAGAAGCAGCAATGGCTAAGCTTTTTGCTTCTGAAGCGGCTTCACGGGCATGCAACCAGGCGATTCAGATACACGGTGGGTATGGATACATGCAGGAATACCATGTTGAAAGGTACTTAAGGGACGCTAAGCTTATGGAAATCGGAGAAGGAACATCGGAAATCCAGCGCCTTGTTATTGCGAGAGAAATCGGCTGTCCAAGATAA
- a CDS encoding CoA transferase subunit A: MKEVYSSFTDAVADIKDGSTIMVGGFGLCGIPENLIKGLRETGVKDLTIISNNCGVDDWGLGLLLENKQINKIYASYVGENKEFERQVLAGELEVELVPQGTLSERIRAGGAGIPAFYTPAGVGTKIAEGKETRVFDGKEYLLEKAMKADFSLVRAYLGDKHGNLVYRKTAQNFNPMIAAAGKVTIAEVENLVEAGDLNPEHIHTPSIYVNKLIVGEQEKRIERRTVAQS, encoded by the coding sequence ATGAAAGAAGTGTATAGTTCGTTTACTGATGCGGTTGCGGATATTAAGGACGGATCTACAATTATGGTCGGCGGATTCGGCCTTTGCGGCATACCTGAGAATCTGATTAAAGGACTGCGGGAAACCGGTGTAAAAGACCTTACGATCATTTCCAACAACTGTGGTGTCGATGACTGGGGTCTGGGGCTCCTGCTTGAAAACAAACAAATAAATAAAATCTATGCTTCCTATGTGGGAGAAAATAAGGAATTTGAGCGTCAGGTACTGGCAGGTGAACTGGAAGTTGAATTAGTGCCTCAAGGAACTCTCTCGGAAAGGATTCGCGCGGGCGGAGCAGGAATCCCTGCTTTTTATACGCCAGCCGGGGTAGGGACGAAAATTGCTGAGGGAAAAGAAACGCGTGTTTTTGACGGGAAAGAGTATTTACTTGAAAAAGCTATGAAAGCCGACTTCAGCCTTGTAAGGGCTTATCTTGGTGATAAGCATGGTAACCTGGTTTACCGGAAGACTGCGCAGAATTTTAATCCAATGATAGCTGCTGCCGGAAAAGTGACGATTGCCGAAGTGGAAAACCTTGTGGAAGCCGGGGATTTAAATCCTGAACATATTCATACACCGAGCATTTACGTAAATAAGCTAATTGTAGGGGAACAGGAAAAACGTATTGAACGAAGAACTGTAGCACAATCGTAA
- a CDS encoding enoyl-CoA hydratase: MLEWIEATVEDHIGYLTLKRKEAANALSQAMLEEITDQLNEWKFDREVRAIIVTGEGDKVFCAGADLKERRGMSEMQVRHAVNKIKTTIKYLEEMPVPVIAAINGSAFGGGLELALACDLRIAAENAQFGLTETSLGIIPGAGGTQRLPRAIGVQRAKEMIYTARRIPADTAYSWGLLLKVVPPNLLLSEARDLALEITKNGPVAVKQAKFAINYGSVTDLETGLVIEEKAYEVTIPTEDRLEGLNAFKEKRKPNYTGK; encoded by the coding sequence ATTTTGGAATGGATTGAAGCAACGGTAGAAGATCATATCGGATATTTAACTTTAAAAAGAAAAGAAGCGGCGAATGCTCTTTCTCAGGCAATGCTGGAAGAAATAACGGATCAGCTCAATGAGTGGAAATTTGACCGGGAAGTCCGGGCCATAATTGTTACCGGAGAAGGCGATAAAGTATTCTGTGCCGGAGCCGATTTGAAAGAACGTCGGGGCATGTCTGAAATGCAGGTTCGCCATGCGGTAAACAAAATAAAAACCACAATAAAATACCTCGAAGAAATGCCTGTCCCTGTAATTGCGGCTATAAATGGAAGCGCTTTTGGGGGCGGACTGGAACTGGCCCTTGCCTGTGATTTAAGGATAGCTGCTGAAAATGCACAATTCGGGCTTACCGAAACAAGTCTTGGCATTATCCCTGGAGCAGGGGGAACACAGCGTCTTCCAAGAGCCATCGGTGTACAGCGGGCGAAGGAAATGATTTACACGGCCCGCAGGATCCCGGCGGACACCGCTTATTCATGGGGATTGCTGCTTAAAGTAGTACCTCCTAACCTCCTGCTCTCAGAAGCAAGGGATCTCGCTCTGGAAATTACAAAAAATGGTCCTGTTGCCGTAAAGCAGGCAAAGTTTGCAATAAATTACGGCAGCGTGACAGACCTTGAAACAGGGCTTGTCATCGAAGAAAAAGCATATGAAGTAACAATCCCGACAGAAGACCGTCTGGAAGGACTTAACGCTTTTAAAGAAAAACGGAAGCCAAATTATACAGGTAAGTGA
- a CDS encoding IscS subfamily cysteine desulfurase, with product MIYLDHAASTPMSQTALGAYVKAAKEYFANTSSLHEQGEKSKQLLEKCRAELAQFIHASPNEILFTSGGTESNLLALQSIFSANRKTDSHVITSAAEHPSVHSFFKKLETEGTEVSYLGVDSSGRISVEELKQTIKRNTVLASIQHVNSETGIIQPLHEIGSVLREAGVIFHSDCVQSFTKLPIHVDKLPVDALSFSGHKIYGPKGTGAVYLSSGIKWDSVNPLTTHESGFRPGTVNLPGIAAFTAAAIESAEMQASGLLYIQELRELFFRELKPFTYKFLVEGSSDEAQLPHIIGMGIEGYEGQYILLTLDRYGICISTGSACQSGKQDPSVMMRALNRTPQEARRFFRISLGVNNTKEEIIRTAEIIKECIYEREGKIYG from the coding sequence ATGATATATTTAGACCATGCAGCTTCTACCCCGATGTCTCAAACAGCGTTAGGAGCATACGTAAAAGCTGCCAAAGAATACTTTGCTAATACAAGCAGCCTCCATGAACAAGGTGAAAAGTCAAAACAGCTCCTGGAAAAATGCCGGGCTGAATTAGCACAATTTATCCATGCTTCTCCAAATGAAATATTGTTTACAAGCGGGGGAACCGAGTCTAATTTACTTGCTTTACAGTCTATTTTTTCGGCAAACAGAAAAACTGACAGCCATGTTATAACTTCGGCTGCAGAACATCCATCCGTCCACTCTTTTTTTAAAAAGCTTGAAACAGAGGGTACAGAGGTAAGCTATCTGGGTGTTGACTCTTCCGGGAGAATCAGCGTGGAGGAACTAAAGCAGACTATTAAACGAAATACAGTACTTGCTTCTATACAGCATGTAAACTCTGAAACAGGAATAATTCAGCCTCTTCATGAGATAGGAAGTGTATTGAGGGAAGCGGGTGTTATTTTTCACAGCGACTGCGTCCAGTCCTTTACTAAACTTCCGATACATGTGGACAAGCTCCCGGTAGACGCCCTTTCTTTTTCCGGCCATAAAATATACGGGCCAAAGGGAACGGGTGCTGTATATCTTTCCTCAGGTATAAAATGGGATTCCGTTAATCCCCTTACAACGCATGAATCCGGTTTCCGTCCCGGGACAGTAAACCTTCCGGGAATCGCTGCCTTTACAGCAGCTGCAATTGAATCGGCGGAAATGCAAGCATCAGGGCTTCTTTATATTCAAGAGTTAAGAGAGTTATTTTTTAGGGAATTAAAACCATTCACATATAAGTTTTTAGTTGAAGGTTCATCAGACGAGGCGCAGTTGCCGCACATAATCGGTATGGGAATCGAAGGCTATGAAGGCCAGTATATCCTCTTGACACTGGACAGGTACGGAATTTGTATATCAACCGGCAGTGCATGCCAGTCCGGCAAACAGGACCCTTCTGTAATGATGCGGGCCTTAAACCGAACGCCCCAGGAAGCAAGGCGTTTTTTCAGGATTTCCTTAGGTGTTAACAATACGAAAGAGGAAATTATCAGAACTGCGGAAATTATAAAAGAATGTATATATGAAAGAGAGGGAAAAATATATGGCTGA
- the nadA gene encoding quinolinate synthase NadA, which translates to MASISLFEKIEGTIPEEYKYRSVEELTARVSEIKAHLGNRLFIPGHHYQKDEVIQFADAAGDSLQLAQVSAENREADYIVFCGVHFMAETADILTGDHQTVILPDMRAGCSMADMADIEQTERAWKALQEEFGDTIIPLTYVNSTAAIKAFVGRNGGAAVTSSNARKMLEWAFRQKKRILFLPDQHLGRNTAFDIGIELPEMGIWNPVKEEMEYPDGKADDIKMILWKGHCSVHENFRPGHIEQLREAEPDRKILVHPECSYEVVQASDLNGSTKYIIDVIEAAEPGSKWAVGTEMNLVRRLASQNPDKDIISLNPEMCPCLTMNRIDLPHLVWSLEEIIKGQPVNVIKVNKQTASDAKTAIERMFEFI; encoded by the coding sequence ATGGCAAGCATCAGTTTATTTGAGAAGATAGAGGGGACTATTCCTGAGGAATATAAGTATCGTTCTGTGGAAGAACTTACAGCAAGAGTAAGTGAGATTAAAGCCCATCTTGGAAACAGGCTGTTTATCCCTGGCCATCATTATCAAAAAGATGAAGTTATCCAGTTTGCAGATGCAGCAGGTGACTCTCTTCAGCTTGCGCAAGTTTCAGCAGAGAACAGGGAAGCAGACTATATTGTATTCTGCGGTGTTCATTTTATGGCCGAAACAGCAGATATATTGACTGGCGATCACCAGACTGTAATACTCCCGGATATGCGTGCAGGCTGCTCCATGGCGGATATGGCTGATATTGAGCAGACAGAGCGTGCATGGAAAGCACTGCAGGAAGAATTCGGAGATACAATTATTCCACTGACCTATGTAAATTCTACAGCAGCAATTAAAGCTTTTGTGGGAAGAAACGGGGGAGCTGCAGTTACTTCCTCTAACGCGAGAAAAATGCTGGAATGGGCTTTTCGGCAAAAAAAGCGGATATTATTCCTTCCTGACCAGCATCTTGGTAGAAATACGGCTTTTGACATAGGGATAGAGTTACCAGAGATGGGAATCTGGAATCCTGTCAAAGAGGAAATGGAGTACCCTGACGGGAAAGCTGACGATATTAAAATGATATTATGGAAGGGGCATTGCTCTGTTCATGAAAATTTCCGCCCGGGCCATATAGAACAGTTAAGAGAGGCAGAGCCGGACCGTAAAATCCTTGTCCATCCGGAATGCAGTTATGAAGTGGTTCAGGCCTCTGATTTGAACGGCTCTACTAAATATATTATTGATGTTATAGAAGCTGCCGAACCAGGCAGCAAGTGGGCCGTGGGGACTGAAATGAATCTTGTCAGAAGACTTGCATCTCAAAATCCTGATAAAGATATTATTTCTTTGAACCCTGAAATGTGCCCCTGCCTGACGATGAACCGGATAGACCTGCCCCATCTGGTCTGGTCACTGGAGGAAATCATTAAGGGCCAGCCGGTAAATGTGATAAAAGTAAACAAGCAAACAGCATCTGACGCTAAAACAGCTATTGAAAGAATGTTTGAATTTATATGA
- the nadB gene encoding L-aspartate oxidase: MIKQDVIIIGAGMSALIAAHKLAGKMNVKIFTKNIKSSNNSWRAQGGIAAAVHKNDSPCNHYSDTLKAGCLHNDQGAVSILVEEGVIRLNNWIASGMSFDTDSSGSFLLGIEGAHGRRRILHAGGDQTGARMMEYLYNKAAIAADIQIYENEQAVDLLAEDGRCTGIITKGTDERVYEHHSHFTILATGGCGGLFEATSNDPSIIGDGIAMAYRAGAALSDLEFLQFHPTLIVHNGITAGLASEAIRGEGAILTDEKGSPIMRGVHPLRDLAPRDIVARVIEGYIQQGKQAYLDITPISNFRKSFPAISKLCESAGISLENNRVPVSPGAHFLMGGVITDTFGRTTLPGLYAIGETARTGVHGANRLASNSLLEALVFGERAAENILKESDKIYQALSQKERLIEKQNTSCRAPVLPTRKEIRSKISLSLGVERDGEELKSLESWLHGHGAEAHAYADRSCWDRETIERSNMLLTGWLMARSALERTESRGAHYRTDFPHRDQNKWQGKQIIRQIQPKRATVIN; encoded by the coding sequence ATGATTAAGCAAGATGTAATTATCATCGGTGCGGGGATGTCTGCCTTGATAGCTGCCCATAAACTAGCCGGGAAAATGAATGTGAAAATATTTACAAAGAATATAAAAAGCAGCAATAATTCCTGGAGAGCTCAAGGGGGTATTGCCGCAGCTGTCCATAAAAATGATTCTCCCTGTAATCATTATTCGGACACACTAAAAGCAGGATGCTTACATAACGACCAGGGAGCAGTATCAATCCTCGTGGAGGAAGGTGTAATACGTTTAAACAACTGGATTGCATCAGGCATGTCGTTTGATACCGATTCTTCCGGCAGCTTTCTTCTTGGAATCGAAGGAGCGCATGGAAGGAGGCGGATTCTCCACGCAGGAGGAGATCAGACAGGAGCGCGGATGATGGAGTACCTCTATAACAAGGCTGCAATAGCTGCTGATATACAAATCTATGAAAATGAACAGGCAGTAGATTTACTTGCCGAAGATGGCAGATGTACAGGAATAATAACAAAGGGAACGGATGAAAGAGTTTATGAACACCATTCTCACTTTACTATTTTAGCAACCGGGGGCTGCGGCGGTTTATTCGAAGCAACGAGTAACGATCCTTCTATTATCGGTGACGGCATAGCAATGGCTTACCGTGCTGGAGCTGCTTTATCAGACCTTGAGTTTCTGCAGTTTCATCCGACTCTCATAGTCCATAACGGAATAACAGCAGGTCTTGCTTCGGAAGCCATTCGCGGGGAAGGTGCAATCCTTACAGATGAGAAAGGCTCCCCAATAATGAGGGGAGTCCACCCGCTTAGGGACCTGGCGCCAAGGGATATCGTTGCCAGGGTTATAGAGGGGTATATTCAGCAGGGCAAACAAGCTTACTTAGATATAACACCTATTTCTAATTTCAGGAAGAGCTTCCCGGCAATCTCTAAACTATGCGAATCCGCCGGTATTTCTCTGGAAAATAACCGGGTCCCTGTTTCACCGGGAGCTCACTTTCTGATGGGAGGGGTCATTACTGACACTTTTGGGAGGACGACGCTTCCTGGGCTTTATGCTATAGGTGAAACAGCAAGAACCGGGGTTCATGGAGCAAACAGACTGGCGAGCAACTCCTTGCTTGAAGCTCTTGTATTCGGGGAGAGAGCCGCTGAAAATATTCTAAAAGAATCAGATAAAATTTACCAGGCTCTAAGCCAGAAAGAGAGACTGATAGAAAAACAGAACACCAGTTGCAGGGCACCTGTTTTACCAACAAGAAAGGAAATCCGGAGTAAAATTTCTTTATCTCTTGGTGTTGAAAGAGATGGAGAGGAGCTGAAGAGTCTGGAATCCTGGTTACACGGGCACGGTGCGGAAGCTCACGCATATGCAGACAGAAGCTGTTGGGACAGGGAAACGATTGAACGTTCAAATATGCTGCTTACTGGATGGCTGATGGCCCGGTCGGCCCTTGAGAGAACTGAAAGCCGCGGAGCCCATTACCGGACAGATTTTCCACATCGAGACCAAAACAAATGGCAGGGAAAACAAATTATCAGGCAGATACAGCCGAAACGTGCAACTGTTATAAATTAG